In Verrucomicrobiales bacterium, a genomic segment contains:
- a CDS encoding IS3 family transposase — translation MQTAGPVSARHDLIAPCTELSIRRQCELVNVSRSGFYYEPCPESEENLALMRRIDEMHLERPVYGSRRLTVLLNREGRAVNRKRVVRLLQVMGIQALYPKRSLSQPGEGHRKYPYLLKGLEICGPDQVWCSDITYVPMASGFMYLVATMDWWSRYVVGWELSNTLDSEFCIRAWEKGLETGRQPLISNTDQGCQFTSEAYLEAVESAGVDVSMDGRGRWIDNRFIERLWRSVKQEDIYLQDYSSGLDAQRGLSKWFAE, via the coding sequence GTGCAAACAGCTGGGCCTGTAAGTGCCCGGCACGATCTGATCGCTCCATGCACGGAACTGAGCATTCGAAGGCAGTGCGAACTGGTGAACGTGTCACGCAGCGGATTCTACTACGAACCGTGTCCCGAGTCGGAGGAGAACCTTGCGCTGATGCGCCGGATCGACGAAATGCACCTGGAGCGGCCGGTGTATGGAAGTCGCCGGTTAACGGTGCTCTTGAATCGGGAAGGGCGAGCGGTGAACCGCAAGCGAGTGGTGCGATTGCTGCAAGTCATGGGGATCCAAGCATTGTATCCCAAGCGCTCGCTCAGCCAACCCGGAGAGGGGCACCGAAAGTACCCGTATCTGCTCAAAGGCCTGGAAATATGCGGTCCGGACCAGGTTTGGTGCAGCGACATCACATATGTGCCGATGGCCAGCGGATTCATGTATCTGGTGGCGACGATGGATTGGTGGAGCCGGTATGTGGTGGGGTGGGAGCTCTCGAACACCCTGGACAGCGAGTTCTGTATCCGGGCCTGGGAGAAGGGCCTGGAGACGGGCCGACAGCCCTTGATATCGAACACGGATCAAGGATGCCAATTCACGAGCGAGGCCTATCTGGAAGCGGTCGAATCCGCTGGGGTAGACGTGAGCATGGACGGTCGTGGGCGATGGATAGACAACCGATTCATCGAGCGGCTATGGCGCAGCGTGAAGCAGGAGGACATCTACCTGCAGGACTACTCGAGCGGATTGGATGCGCAGCGGGGGTTGTCAAAGTGGTTTGCCGAAT
- a CDS encoding transposase produces the protein MSKTKRKRYTGAFKAKVGMEALLGVKTVGQIALEYQVHPVQGTQWKGIIRDRLPELFESSPQPGEDSQELIAQLHEKIGQLTVEADWLKKKCKQLGL, from the coding sequence ATGAGCAAGACGAAACGAAAGCGATATACAGGAGCCTTCAAAGCGAAGGTCGGAATGGAAGCCCTTTTAGGCGTGAAAACCGTGGGTCAAATCGCCCTCGAGTATCAGGTTCATCCGGTGCAAGGGACGCAGTGGAAAGGGATCATTCGGGATCGGTTACCCGAGCTCTTCGAATCATCGCCCCAGCCCGGGGAGGACAGCCAAGAGCTGATCGCGCAACTGCACGAGAAAATCGGTCAGCTCACCGTGGAGGCGGATTGGCTTAAAAAAAAGTGCAAACAGCTGGGCCTGTAA
- a CDS encoding glycosyltransferase family 4 protein — protein sequence MSQLYRLLFVNRVYPPQSGATGQLLADLAESLPAGGWHARVLASRTVPDLSVQERRNAVVISRASSLSLSRSSLFKRMLSYLSLYPAFLLCALRAPRSEILVTLTDPPLLLLLGPLLKWTKRCRLIHWAQDLYPEVAEELGVLSPNSLPARTLRWASTWALRRHNLIVAVGSCMKERLLARGIPSEQIVVIPNWNLSSAEVPAAGTSDESSSEDSGFRKERGWNDRFVVMYSGNFGLAHPFEAIVDAAKKLDSTGSRALFVFVGEGAGLAGVKEALRGASNVQWLPYQPIEKLGASLRAADVHLASMHERTLGLVVPSKVYGIIAAERPCVFLGPAQSEVARLISENGCGVVLPSGDAPGLARVIQQLADDPVRVSEMRRAAAALGPRVSRDAAVAAWQAVLEQVVGEPRMKPTPAPNASHEGAKVTKLSGGDRDAEM from the coding sequence ATGTCCCAACTATACCGCCTGTTGTTCGTGAACCGCGTTTATCCGCCCCAGTCGGGCGCGACGGGCCAACTGTTGGCGGACTTAGCCGAATCTTTGCCGGCAGGAGGCTGGCATGCTCGCGTTCTGGCGTCACGCACAGTGCCTGATTTGTCGGTTCAGGAGCGCCGGAACGCAGTGGTGATCTCGCGGGCCTCCAGCCTCTCTCTGAGTCGATCGAGTTTGTTCAAGCGGATGCTGAGCTACTTGTCGCTCTACCCAGCTTTTCTGCTTTGCGCCTTGCGCGCTCCACGCTCAGAGATTCTCGTCACTCTTACGGATCCGCCGCTTCTCCTGCTGCTCGGTCCGCTGCTGAAATGGACGAAGCGCTGCCGCCTGATCCACTGGGCTCAGGATCTGTATCCCGAGGTGGCCGAGGAACTGGGGGTTCTCTCCCCGAACTCGCTGCCGGCACGTACTCTACGCTGGGCCTCTACTTGGGCGCTGCGACGTCATAACTTAATCGTGGCGGTGGGTTCGTGCATGAAGGAGCGCCTGCTGGCCCGTGGCATTCCATCGGAACAGATCGTCGTGATTCCTAATTGGAATCTCTCCAGCGCTGAGGTTCCGGCGGCCGGAACCTCAGATGAATCCTCCAGCGAGGATTCTGGTTTTCGAAAGGAGCGAGGTTGGAATGACCGGTTCGTGGTCATGTACTCGGGCAACTTCGGGCTCGCTCATCCGTTCGAGGCAATCGTGGACGCTGCCAAGAAACTGGACTCCACTGGCTCGCGTGCGCTGTTTGTGTTTGTCGGCGAGGGAGCGGGTCTGGCCGGAGTGAAAGAGGCGCTGCGCGGGGCGAGCAATGTCCAGTGGCTGCCCTATCAGCCGATCGAAAAGCTGGGTGCTTCTCTGCGCGCCGCGGATGTTCACCTGGCCTCGATGCATGAACGGACGCTGGGGCTCGTGGTGCCGAGCAAGGTCTACGGGATTATCGCCGCCGAGCGTCCGTGCGTTTTCCTCGGACCGGCTCAAAGCGAGGTCGCTAGACTAATCTCGGAGAATGGCTGCGGCGTTGTGCTGCCCAGTGGGGACGCGCCAGGACTGGCGCGGGTCATTCAACAGCTCGCCGACGATCCTGTGCGCGTGAGTGAGATGCGTCGCGCCGCCGCGGCACTCGGACCGCGCGTGAGCCGCGATGCGGCCGTAGCAGCGTGGCAGGCGGTGCTGGAGCAAGTAGTAGGAGAACCCCGCATGAAGCCGACCCCCGCCCCGAATGCCTCACACGAAGGCGCAAAGGTCACTAAGCTTTCCGGAGGGGACCGAGATGCCGAAATGTGA
- a CDS encoding glycosyltransferase: MNIRFLGPKAGGQVGGIESAMNGLSQALQNLGVSVIPTADVKDAEAVHHFHGLWNFNNSKLGQCLRLHKRSYVVSPHGMLEPWAFRHRGWKKIPYFWLVERGFLLGAKRVFVTSRMESDNFRLILPQVPVEVLPLGCIDRRGPDFKGARQRLGWGKDEKVLLFLSRIDKKKGLDLLLAALNGRSDWSGWRLVIVGDGDPDYLASLKDSVDKANRNLPRIEWIGPIWGEARWAYLQGSDLLCLPTYSENFGLVVLEALHVGTPVLTTDQTPWVDDRGLQGLFIAKPNVLSIQAELLNARTMLARGWLDSDRKSLALWAADKFSWHLLGPSYTAAYRRALSS, translated from the coding sequence ATGAATATACGCTTTTTGGGGCCCAAAGCAGGTGGGCAGGTTGGTGGGATCGAGAGTGCCATGAATGGACTTAGCCAAGCCCTTCAAAACTTGGGCGTTAGCGTCATCCCGACCGCTGATGTCAAGGATGCGGAAGCGGTCCACCATTTCCATGGCTTATGGAACTTTAACAATAGCAAACTAGGCCAGTGTTTGCGCCTGCACAAACGTTCTTATGTGGTTTCGCCGCATGGGATGTTGGAGCCGTGGGCTTTTCGGCATCGTGGATGGAAAAAAATCCCCTATTTCTGGCTTGTAGAACGTGGGTTTCTGCTAGGAGCCAAACGGGTCTTTGTGACGAGCAGAATGGAGTCCGACAATTTTCGCTTAATTCTTCCTCAAGTCCCTGTGGAGGTGCTACCGCTAGGTTGTATCGATAGACGTGGACCGGATTTCAAGGGGGCTCGACAACGGCTTGGCTGGGGTAAAGACGAGAAAGTGCTTTTGTTTCTCTCCAGGATTGACAAGAAGAAAGGGCTCGATCTGTTGTTGGCTGCCCTTAATGGTCGTAGCGACTGGAGTGGTTGGCGTTTGGTCATTGTTGGTGATGGCGATCCGGATTATCTCGCTTCACTGAAAGACTCGGTTGACAAAGCTAACCGCAACCTCCCCCGAATCGAGTGGATAGGACCGATTTGGGGTGAGGCACGTTGGGCTTATCTCCAGGGCTCAGACTTGCTTTGTTTGCCGACATATTCGGAAAATTTCGGACTGGTCGTGCTTGAGGCCTTGCATGTAGGTACTCCTGTGCTCACCACAGATCAAACTCCGTGGGTTGATGATAGGGGACTTCAAGGTCTATTTATTGCAAAACCTAATGTTCTTAGCATTCAAGCTGAGCTTCTCAACGCACGGACCATGCTCGCTAGAGGGTGGCTGGATAGTGATCGGAAGTCGTTAGCTCTTTGGGCTGCTGACAAGTTTTCATGGCACTTACTTGGCCCTTCATATACCGCCGCCTATCGAAGGGCGCTTTCGAGTTGA